The DNA region AAACGAAAAACCCCGCCCGGTTTGCGCCGGCGGGGTTTTGGAATCGTGTGTTGTTCCGGACCCTACGGCGCATTGCCGACGACCACCACCACACGCACGACGACCGCTGCGCAAGATGGCGCAGTTTTTAGTAGGGTCGATGTCAGCATGGAAGGGTTCATTAGGGACCTTGTCTGTTTAATGATTAACAGGATTTATACAAGCACAGCTTTCATAAGCTGACAACGGAA from Citrobacter amalonaticus Y19 includes:
- the ivbL gene encoding ilvB operon leader peptide IvbL; this encodes MNPSMLTSTLLKTAPSCAAVVVRVVVVVGNAP